A window of Fragaria vesca subsp. vesca linkage group LG7, FraVesHawaii_1.0, whole genome shotgun sequence contains these coding sequences:
- the LOC101299244 gene encoding uncharacterized protein At4g26485-like, with protein MGEAIADTKQEKQVVHYSSKQKILLVGEGNFSFASCLAKGFGSAKNMVATSLDSRESVLAKYSNAAPRNLTELEDMGCVILHEVDVHTMRRHPLLLDQLLHQDLVRTFFNSACEMLKGSGEVHVTHKTSHPFSKWERVKLAEEVGLYLVEEASFSRGDYPGYLNKRGSGKKCNRTFPIGLCSTYKFAKLPLLEFSQTTL; from the exons ATGGGGGAGGCTATTGCAGACACTAAACAAGAGAAACAGGTGGTGCATTACAGCAGCAAACAGAAGATACTGTTAGTGGGTGAGGGTAACTTCTCTTTTGCTTCTTGTTTGGCTAAAGGATTTGGCTCTGCTAAGAACATGGTTGCCACTTCCCTTGACTCCAGAG AGTCAGTATTGGCCAAGTATTCAAATGCAGCACCAAGAAACTTAACAGAATTGGAGGACATGGGATGTGTTATACTGCATGAAGTGGATGTACACACAATGAGGCGGCACCCTCTCCTACTCGATCAACT GTTGCATCAGGATTTGGTGAGGACATTCTTCAACAGCGCATGTGAGATGTTGAAAGGAAGTGGAGAAGTTCATGTCACTCACAAGACCTCACATCCTTTCAGTAAATGGGAGAGAGTGAAATTAGCAGAAGAGGTTGGGTTATATCTGGTTGAGGAAGCCTCGTTTTCCAGAGGGGATTATCCAGGTTATCTGAACAAGAGAGGGAGTGGGAAGAAATGTAATCGCACTTTCCCTATTGGTCTATGCAGTACCTACAAATTTGCCAAGCTACCACTTCTTGAATTCTCACAGACAACACTATAG
- the LOC101299535 gene encoding uncharacterized protein At4g26485-like, producing MAKQNWKRRLSALPRLRAGGEVLTRYGSFDLCLGFQRHFSHLLNKLNFESVIAKYSNAAPSNLKELEDRGCVILHGVDVHIMKQHHLLVNQLFDRIVFNFPHAGFIHREDEKRQIKVHQHLVRGFFDSACKMLKVNGEVHVTHKTSHPYNEWEIVKLAKESGLYLVEEASFSTRDYPGYMNKRGSGKTGDV from the exons ATGGCGAAACAAAACTGGAAGAGGCGACTGAGTGCTCTGCCTCGTCTTCGAGCCGGTGGTGAGGTGCTGACTAGATATGGGTCGTTTGACCTGTGCTTGGGTTTTCAAAGACACTTTTCTCATCTTTTGAATAAGCTAAATTTTG AGTCAGTGATCGCCAAGTATTCAAATGCAGCACCAAGCAACTTGAAGGAATTGGAGGACAGGGGATGTGTAATATTGCATGGGGTGGATGTCCACATCATGAAACAGCACCATCTTCTAGTTAATCAACTGTTTGATCGCATAGTGTTTAATTTTCCTCATGCTGGTTTCATTCACAGGGAAGATGAGAAGAGGCAGATCAA GGTGCATCAGCATTTGGTGAGGGGATTCTTTGACAGTGCATGTAAAATGCTGAAAGTAAATGGAGAAGTTCATGTGACTCACAAGACCTCACATCCATACAATGAGTGGGAGATAGTGAAGTTAGCAAAAGAATCTGGGTTATATCTGGTTGAGGAAGCATCATTTTCAACGAGGGATTATCCCGGTTATATGAACAAGAGAGGAAGTGGGAAGACAGGGGATGTGTAA